From Echinicola soli, a single genomic window includes:
- a CDS encoding bestrophin family ion channel, whose protein sequence is MIYTLSDRLIQVPFTPIALIGTAVSFIIGFRNNSAHGRIWETRQIWRTIVNSSRTFWNDGQNLINNYYSYFVMLRLFNEIP, encoded by the coding sequence TTGATTTATACACTGAGTGACCGTTTGATACAAGTCCCATTTACCCCAATTGCGCTAATCGGTACAGCTGTCTCGTTCATTATTGGTTTTCGGAATAATTCGGCACATGGACGGATCTGGGAAACCCGGCAAATCTGGAGAACTATTGTTAATTCGTCCCGCACCTTTTGGAATGATGGCCAAAACCTGATCAACAATTACTATTCCTACTTTGTCATGTTACGGTTATTTAATGAGATTCCTTGA
- a CDS encoding glycosyltransferase family A protein yields the protein MVRSSFSAIELTYVVPVYIENSDVKIMDDFISKCEEYDQEILGKVHFVFVDDCSPVKVEITSQKLSFTLARISDNIPWNQGGARNLGVLIAKSAKLVLTDLDHTFPVETLRLLLDQPIPKGIYNFKRLKNGKPHHPHPNTFFCSKSTFYKSLGVDEEFCGHYGYEDIYFIELQKALKTKFKTFRRHYVSVKEHKELPRESHHSLIRNTTVNEALLTKKRKFLRTKTPFRGHSRLTLNFQWQIVEEHPISRDETPYR from the coding sequence ATGGTACGCTCATCATTTTCAGCTATTGAATTAACTTACGTCGTACCTGTTTACATCGAAAACTCCGATGTTAAGATTATGGACGACTTTATTTCGAAATGTGAAGAGTATGACCAGGAAATACTAGGGAAGGTCCATTTTGTTTTCGTAGATGATTGCTCCCCGGTAAAAGTAGAAATCACCTCCCAAAAGCTCAGTTTCACCCTAGCGCGTATTTCTGACAATATCCCTTGGAACCAAGGTGGAGCCCGGAACCTAGGAGTACTTATCGCCAAATCGGCCAAACTCGTTCTTACCGACCTTGACCATACATTTCCAGTAGAAACATTGCGGCTTTTACTAGATCAGCCGATACCTAAGGGCATTTACAATTTCAAAAGATTAAAAAATGGAAAGCCTCACCATCCGCACCCAAACACTTTTTTCTGTAGCAAATCAACGTTCTACAAGTCACTTGGCGTGGACGAGGAGTTCTGTGGACATTATGGTTATGAGGACATTTACTTTATAGAATTGCAAAAAGCACTAAAAACCAAATTCAAGACTTTTAGACGTCATTATGTATCTGTAAAGGAGCACAAAGAGTTGCCAAGAGAAAGCCACCATTCCTTGATTCGTAATACCACTGTAAACGAAGCACTCCTAACTAAAAAGAGAAAATTCCTTCGCACTAAAACACCTTTCCGGGGACATAGTCGTTTGACGCTAAACTTTCAATGGCAAATCGTAGAAGAGCATCCTATTTCTCGTGATGAAACACCCTATAGGTGA
- a CDS encoding metallophosphoesterase family protein → MKRRKSLKIMALGALTPGAGILSPLSETVHLLDKTTNLHFESDWQKWPDMDWVGPEYWGNRLQDWKIEAGNAVCQLSAPNRTLHCLTTQVKPAQGTLKTSVDIKIAQDLPSSDDNYIGIRLGIKGKFDDYRSAAVHGKGTDIAITTSGKLKIADQFVTIDKDLLTDDVTLAIQIADGTKSKVLLTSPDGKLQEVNIPKNIISPTNLAGNVALVSSFQETSKAEAISAAFSNWKIAGSKLASCSEHEYGPICFAQYTLHKGILKLTGQLAPVEKINGYQVVLQLKIDGQWKDVGNSTIDPLSRTVHFRHEQWIYKTAVPYRIKLTLPLSEGQQEYHYDGSISPLPEEQQKVKAAVFSCNCDYGFPDVEVPEYVRHHHPDLAFFVGDQFYESTGGFGIQKSPVDKAALDYLRKWMMFGWSYRETYRHIPCAIIPDDHDVYHGNIWGEAGKAADITKGWGAPAQDSGGYKMEPRWVNMVQKCQTSHLPDPYDPTPVQHGIEVYYTDWVFGGISFAILEDRKWKSAPKHVLPEEADIWNGWIRNPDFDIKKHRVKKATLLGNRQLAFLDHWAGDWTGEVQMKALVSQTIFNTVSTLPAEAMDDSVVPKMEIPQLGKYVSGDKINGDMDSNGWPQVGRDKAIEKIRKCFAFHIAGDQHLASFTQYGVDEYGDGGFAFAGPALNNIWPRRWWPPISNPQEHSLDTPLYNGNYEDGFGNKMTVKAVANPRKTGVEPAIVYDRATGYGIITFDKKARTITTECWPKYVDPSKYPNGQYAGWPITIQQEDNYGRKAAAWLPEIKVNGMTNPIMEVIEEATGERVYCISLNGNTFTPKVFSKGTFTVRIKDGDTGKTREKKGIKASLYPKGTVMLS, encoded by the coding sequence ATGAAAAGACGGAAATCACTAAAAATAATGGCATTGGGTGCTTTGACGCCTGGAGCGGGCATCCTCTCTCCCCTTTCAGAAACTGTACACTTATTGGATAAAACTACCAACCTTCATTTCGAAAGTGATTGGCAAAAATGGCCGGACATGGATTGGGTGGGTCCTGAATATTGGGGCAACCGCCTTCAGGACTGGAAGATAGAAGCAGGTAATGCTGTTTGTCAGCTAAGTGCACCCAACCGGACCCTTCACTGTCTAACCACCCAGGTAAAACCGGCCCAAGGCACCTTAAAAACGTCCGTGGATATAAAAATAGCTCAAGATCTTCCATCTTCAGATGACAATTATATTGGTATCCGATTGGGCATAAAAGGTAAATTTGATGATTACAGATCGGCTGCAGTACATGGCAAAGGTACAGACATCGCCATTACCACTTCTGGGAAGCTAAAAATAGCAGATCAATTTGTCACCATTGACAAAGACCTGTTAACTGACGATGTCACGTTGGCCATCCAAATTGCTGACGGTACCAAGAGCAAAGTTCTCCTGACTTCTCCTGATGGGAAACTCCAGGAAGTCAACATTCCCAAAAACATTATCTCCCCCACCAATTTAGCCGGAAACGTAGCATTGGTATCCTCCTTCCAAGAAACAAGTAAAGCAGAAGCCATTTCTGCTGCCTTTTCCAATTGGAAAATTGCTGGATCAAAGCTCGCCTCATGTAGCGAACACGAATACGGCCCCATTTGTTTTGCGCAGTATACGCTACACAAAGGAATCCTGAAACTCACAGGGCAGCTTGCTCCAGTGGAAAAGATAAATGGTTATCAGGTGGTCTTGCAATTGAAAATTGATGGACAATGGAAAGATGTGGGGAATTCCACTATTGACCCGCTTTCCAGGACGGTTCATTTTCGCCATGAGCAGTGGATCTATAAAACAGCCGTTCCTTACCGGATAAAACTGACCCTTCCACTTAGCGAAGGCCAACAGGAATACCACTATGATGGAAGCATCAGCCCACTGCCTGAGGAGCAGCAAAAAGTAAAGGCGGCTGTTTTCAGCTGTAATTGCGACTATGGCTTTCCCGATGTGGAAGTTCCCGAATATGTACGTCACCACCATCCCGATCTGGCGTTTTTTGTTGGTGACCAATTTTATGAAAGTACCGGGGGCTTTGGCATCCAAAAGTCCCCTGTGGATAAGGCAGCGCTAGATTACCTTCGTAAATGGATGATGTTTGGCTGGTCTTACCGTGAAACGTACCGTCATATTCCCTGCGCAATCATCCCTGATGACCATGATGTCTATCATGGCAATATCTGGGGTGAAGCCGGAAAAGCTGCCGATATCACTAAAGGCTGGGGTGCTCCTGCCCAAGATTCCGGTGGCTATAAAATGGAACCCCGCTGGGTCAATATGGTACAAAAATGCCAAACATCACACCTTCCGGATCCCTATGACCCCACTCCTGTCCAGCACGGCATTGAGGTATATTATACCGATTGGGTTTTTGGAGGTATCAGCTTTGCGATATTGGAAGACAGAAAATGGAAATCAGCCCCAAAACATGTGCTTCCCGAGGAGGCAGACATCTGGAACGGCTGGATCAGAAACCCTGACTTTGACATCAAAAAGCACCGGGTCAAAAAAGCAACATTACTCGGTAACCGCCAGTTGGCTTTCCTGGACCACTGGGCTGGGGATTGGACCGGAGAGGTACAGATGAAAGCGTTGGTGAGCCAAACTATCTTCAATACCGTCTCTACTCTTCCGGCCGAAGCCATGGACGACTCTGTTGTTCCAAAAATGGAAATCCCTCAACTGGGCAAATACGTATCCGGTGATAAAATCAATGGTGATATGGACAGCAATGGCTGGCCACAAGTAGGAAGGGACAAGGCCATCGAAAAGATCAGAAAATGCTTCGCCTTCCACATTGCAGGAGATCAGCACCTCGCCAGCTTTACCCAATATGGTGTGGACGAATACGGTGACGGCGGTTTCGCATTTGCCGGACCGGCACTCAACAATATCTGGCCAAGAAGGTGGTGGCCTCCCATCTCCAATCCTCAGGAACACTCTTTGGACACTCCGCTCTATAATGGAAACTATGAAGATGGTTTTGGCAATAAGATGACCGTAAAAGCAGTGGCCAATCCACGAAAAACAGGAGTAGAGCCTGCCATCGTATATGACCGGGCCACAGGCTACGGCATTATCACCTTTGACAAGAAGGCCCGCACCATCACCACCGAATGCTGGCCAAAATATGTGGATCCATCAAAGTATCCTAACGGACAGTATGCAGGCTGGCCAATCACTATCCAGCAAGAAGACAATTATGGCAGAAAAGCGGCCGCTTGGCTACCTGAGATAAAGGTCAATGGTATGACCAACCCTATTATGGAAGTGATCGAAGAAGCAACAGGAGAAAGGGTCTATTGCATTTCGCTAAATGGGAACACCTTTACGCCAAAGGTATTTAGCAAAGGGACGTTTACTGTAAGGATCAAAGATGGCGACACAGGAAAAACCAGGGAAAAGAAAGGCATCAAAGCTTCCTTATACCCCAAAGGAACCGTAATGCTCAGTTAA
- a CDS encoding RagB/SusD family nutrient uptake outer membrane protein, with protein MHNKIYKPISLALAIMASGVLIFSSCSEEWLEPKPLSFYAPENTFNQASGLWGAMVACERNLRHELTGDGAPILTEHIFSEVAVEGTTDKSGPAQDMNKLITPDANLNSVNTNRIGWYWYEGFKGIKYANVVVSRIDEPQDYESEEERNHILGTAYFHRAMRYYRLTHQFGDVPLILEEINSPKLDFYSTDRKVILRKLKEDLEFAEQWVPEYMDRGRVPKGAVQHLLIKVNLALGEFDDAIAVANRLIDGGTYELMTERFGAVDSYPERDVIWDLHRPENKSISANKEAILMVMDRINVEGNSGGISSMRQAVPFYSRNINTPTGNKGTSDQPGIDIDLVNTYGRGIGRLRGTWYHQSMIWDDEKDLRHAPGNWMTMEDLVYNNPDIKDSDPYYGEPLQMRNDDGVVLLNDTIRCWFDWPHYKVFIPDPENNQPRGGNSDWYIFRLAESYLLRAEAYYWKGDLQNAAADINAVRTRAHCDPYTAAEINIGSILDERARELFYEEPRKTELTRVSYIFALTGKVAYNGKSYNEENFSDENFYFDRMMEKTDYYNKGVYTIHGDTYTLSPYHVLWPVPADAINSNTRGKINQNKGYAGYENNIPPRNSIEEGL; from the coding sequence ATGCATAATAAAATATATAAACCGATCAGCTTAGCTTTAGCAATCATGGCTTCTGGAGTGTTGATATTCTCCAGCTGCAGTGAAGAATGGTTAGAGCCAAAACCTCTATCCTTTTACGCCCCTGAAAACACCTTCAATCAAGCAAGTGGTCTTTGGGGAGCCATGGTCGCCTGTGAACGGAATCTTCGTCATGAACTCACTGGAGATGGGGCTCCAATTTTGACAGAACACATCTTTTCAGAAGTGGCGGTGGAAGGAACCACAGACAAGTCCGGCCCTGCCCAAGACATGAACAAACTCATCACTCCTGACGCCAACCTCAACAGCGTTAACACCAACAGGATTGGATGGTATTGGTATGAGGGATTTAAAGGCATCAAATACGCCAATGTAGTAGTGTCCCGAATTGATGAACCACAAGACTACGAATCCGAGGAAGAAAGGAACCATATCCTCGGCACGGCATATTTTCACCGGGCAATGCGTTACTATCGTCTTACCCACCAGTTTGGTGATGTCCCATTGATTTTGGAAGAAATCAATAGTCCTAAATTAGACTTCTATTCCACCGACAGAAAGGTCATTCTCAGAAAACTGAAAGAGGACCTGGAGTTTGCCGAGCAATGGGTCCCTGAATACATGGATCGCGGCCGGGTCCCCAAGGGTGCCGTCCAGCACTTATTGATCAAGGTTAATCTTGCACTAGGGGAATTCGATGATGCCATCGCCGTAGCCAACAGACTCATAGATGGAGGCACTTATGAACTCATGACCGAGCGGTTTGGTGCGGTGGACAGCTACCCTGAACGGGATGTAATCTGGGACTTACATCGACCTGAAAACAAATCCATTTCTGCCAATAAAGAAGCCATCCTAATGGTCATGGACAGAATCAACGTTGAAGGAAATTCTGGTGGCATAAGCTCCATGAGGCAAGCTGTTCCTTTTTACTCACGCAATATAAATACTCCAACCGGCAATAAAGGTACATCTGACCAGCCGGGGATCGATATTGATTTGGTTAACACTTATGGGAGAGGAATAGGCAGATTAAGGGGAACATGGTACCATCAAAGCATGATCTGGGATGACGAAAAAGACCTTAGACATGCTCCAGGAAATTGGATGACTATGGAAGACTTGGTGTATAACAACCCAGATATCAAAGACAGTGATCCTTACTATGGCGAACCTTTACAAATGAGAAATGATGACGGTGTTGTACTCCTAAATGATACCATTAGATGTTGGTTTGATTGGCCACATTACAAGGTTTTTATTCCTGATCCCGAAAACAATCAACCAAGAGGGGGAAATAGTGATTGGTATATTTTCCGACTTGCCGAATCCTATCTTTTACGTGCAGAAGCCTACTACTGGAAAGGAGATTTACAAAACGCAGCTGCCGATATAAATGCCGTCAGGACAAGGGCGCACTGTGATCCCTATACAGCAGCGGAAATAAATATAGGATCCATTTTGGACGAAAGAGCTAGGGAGTTGTTTTATGAGGAACCAAGAAAAACTGAACTCACCAGGGTCTCCTACATATTTGCCCTAACTGGAAAAGTAGCCTATAATGGGAAATCCTATAATGAGGAGAACTTCTCTGATGAAAACTTCTATTTTGACCGCATGATGGAAAAAACGGATTATTACAATAAGGGCGTATACACCATTCACGGGGACACCTATACGCTAAGCCCTTATCATGTGCTTTGGCCGGTGCCTGCTGATGCTATAAACTCCAATACAAGAGGAAAGATCAATCAAAACAAAGGTTATGCTGGATATGAAAACAATATCCCACCACGTAATAGTATTGAAGAGGGACTTTAA
- a CDS encoding SusC/RagA family TonB-linked outer membrane protein, which yields MKDNFHKKSVVFLLLTLLIWSAKAQNVQVSGQINSEDGEPIPGATVLVKGTTIGTSADLDGQYALDIPQEGTLVFSFIGYETQEIPIKNQSTLNVTLTSTVSDLEEVVVIGYGTAKKRDITGAVSSVVADKLENENPNSVQDILRGNIAGLNVGLSTTAKGGGSLQVRGRTSLNAGTSPLLVLDGAIYYGELADINPNDIQSMEVLKDASSAAVYGAKAANGVIMITTKRGKKGKPRIKINSNVGIASIAAEEKAYGPQAFLDWRTDVFESTNAGGFDPYEFSNPNTLPSDISVEEWMAYDGSTGDPETVWLQRIGLQPIEIENYKAGKSVDWYDKIYQKGLRQDYTVSMSGQGDDITYYWSLGYLNNEGVVIGDEFETIRSRLNLEGKINNFLTIGMNTQIAIQDESSVAAGSGYYTELSPWGSEYNEDGSLKFRPNEEQSGGRHPLYNREFTNRLDKDFTLNSTLYASVTLPFGFNFRTNFSPRYTYYERYNHQSAEHEDWGREGGLASRRQMKTHYWQIDNILTWKKTFNEVHDFNATFLVNAEKYQSWDNTMNNEGFQPHDRLGYHKIDSGILPTISSNDEYSTGDALMGRLLYTYDNRYSTTLSIRRDGYSAFGQSNPRATFYSAAVAWTFTDENFDDLNWLDYGKLRLSYGSNGNRDIGRYVALSDLNTGKYFYQNESGEIYLVNQLYVNRMSNPNLKWERTNSINVGLDFSMFNGIVDGTLEMYKMYTKDLLVERSLPDIVGFNWVYSNLGQVDNKGFELSLSSTNMQRENFTWRTHVNFQLNRNEIVSLYGDLDENGNELDDYENGWFIGQAIDRYWNYKTDGIWQLGEEDRAEEYNLQPGDYRLVDVNQDGQFTEIDDKQFLGYSEPRFRWSLRNEFKYKNFDLSFMLYSYWGHDGAFNNLKNRASFLDRRNSYVTPYWTEENPNKEWARLASDDAGVPFDVYRKKSFIRFENISFAYTMPKSLVEKAKVENLRIYFNVRNIGYYAPEWDWFDPENNGVTPRYMTLGIDLTL from the coding sequence ATGAAAGACAATTTTCACAAAAAATCGGTAGTTTTTCTACTACTTACACTTCTTATCTGGTCAGCTAAAGCACAAAATGTGCAGGTATCCGGCCAAATAAATAGCGAAGACGGCGAGCCTATTCCTGGCGCTACTGTTTTGGTAAAAGGCACAACGATAGGCACATCGGCAGACCTTGATGGACAGTACGCACTGGATATACCCCAGGAAGGAACCTTGGTATTCTCTTTTATTGGATACGAGACGCAAGAAATCCCAATTAAAAATCAAAGCACCTTAAACGTCACCCTTACCTCTACTGTATCAGACCTGGAGGAAGTAGTTGTTATTGGCTATGGTACAGCCAAAAAACGAGATATTACTGGTGCAGTGTCCTCTGTCGTTGCAGACAAGCTCGAAAATGAAAACCCTAATTCTGTCCAAGACATCCTCCGCGGAAATATAGCTGGATTAAATGTGGGACTCAGCACTACCGCCAAAGGCGGAGGAAGCTTACAAGTAAGGGGAAGGACATCCCTTAATGCCGGAACGAGCCCTCTATTGGTATTGGATGGAGCTATCTATTACGGTGAATTGGCAGATATCAATCCGAATGACATCCAATCCATGGAAGTACTGAAAGATGCCAGCTCTGCTGCGGTATATGGGGCCAAGGCCGCAAATGGTGTCATCATGATTACCACAAAAAGAGGAAAAAAAGGAAAGCCACGAATCAAAATCAATTCCAATGTGGGAATCGCATCTATTGCTGCCGAGGAAAAAGCATATGGCCCTCAAGCCTTCCTAGACTGGAGAACGGATGTATTCGAAAGTACCAATGCGGGGGGCTTTGACCCCTACGAATTTTCAAACCCAAACACCCTTCCTTCTGACATATCTGTCGAGGAATGGATGGCTTATGATGGATCCACCGGTGATCCAGAAACGGTTTGGTTACAAAGAATTGGACTACAGCCCATCGAAATTGAAAATTACAAGGCAGGTAAATCTGTAGATTGGTACGACAAAATATACCAAAAAGGTCTAAGACAAGATTATACGGTCAGCATGTCTGGGCAAGGAGATGACATCACTTACTATTGGTCCCTGGGATACCTTAATAATGAAGGCGTGGTCATTGGAGACGAGTTTGAAACGATAAGAAGTAGGTTAAACCTAGAGGGAAAAATAAACAATTTCCTTACAATAGGTATGAATACTCAAATTGCTATTCAAGACGAAAGCTCTGTCGCTGCTGGAAGTGGATATTATACTGAGCTATCACCTTGGGGAAGCGAATACAATGAAGATGGTTCATTAAAGTTCCGGCCAAACGAAGAGCAAAGCGGTGGCAGACACCCGTTATATAACAGGGAATTCACTAACAGATTAGATAAGGACTTCACTTTAAACTCCACATTATATGCGTCAGTCACCCTACCATTTGGCTTTAATTTCAGAACAAACTTCTCTCCCAGATATACATATTACGAAAGATACAATCACCAATCGGCTGAACATGAGGACTGGGGACGTGAAGGCGGCCTAGCCTCTAGGAGGCAAATGAAAACACATTACTGGCAAATAGACAATATCCTAACCTGGAAAAAGACCTTTAATGAAGTACATGACTTTAATGCCACCTTCCTGGTCAACGCCGAAAAATACCAAAGTTGGGACAATACCATGAACAACGAAGGCTTCCAACCACATGACAGACTAGGCTACCATAAAATCGACTCAGGCATTCTACCCACCATCTCCAGCAATGATGAATATTCTACAGGAGATGCCTTAATGGGCCGGTTATTATATACCTATGACAACAGATATTCCACTACACTTTCCATAAGAAGGGATGGTTACTCAGCCTTTGGTCAGAGTAACCCAAGAGCTACCTTCTATTCTGCAGCTGTTGCCTGGACTTTTACGGATGAGAATTTTGACGACCTAAATTGGCTGGATTATGGCAAACTCAGATTGTCCTATGGCAGCAATGGCAACAGGGATATTGGCCGATATGTAGCCCTGTCTGACTTAAATACGGGAAAATACTTCTACCAGAATGAAAGTGGAGAGATTTACCTTGTAAACCAGCTATATGTAAACAGAATGAGCAATCCGAACCTGAAATGGGAAAGAACCAATTCCATAAACGTAGGACTAGACTTTTCCATGTTCAATGGAATTGTCGACGGTACACTAGAAATGTACAAAATGTATACTAAAGACCTGCTCGTAGAGCGTAGTCTTCCAGATATTGTTGGGTTTAACTGGGTATATTCAAACCTGGGTCAGGTGGATAACAAGGGGTTTGAACTTTCCCTCTCCAGCACGAACATGCAGCGAGAAAACTTCACATGGAGAACTCATGTCAACTTCCAATTAAACCGCAACGAAATCGTAAGTCTATACGGAGACTTGGATGAAAACGGCAATGAGCTTGATGATTATGAAAATGGCTGGTTTATCGGACAAGCCATTGACCGTTACTGGAATTACAAAACAGACGGTATATGGCAGTTGGGGGAGGAAGATCGGGCAGAAGAATACAATCTCCAGCCGGGCGATTATAGATTAGTAGATGTAAACCAAGATGGCCAATTTACGGAGATCGACGACAAGCAATTTTTAGGCTACTCCGAACCAAGGTTCAGATGGAGTTTGAGAAATGAATTTAAATATAAAAATTTTGATCTTTCCTTTATGCTTTACTCTTACTGGGGACATGATGGTGCTTTTAACAATTTGAAAAATAGAGCCAGCTTCCTTGACAGAAGAAATTCTTATGTCACTCCCTACTGGACAGAGGAAAACCCAAATAAGGAATGGGCCAGACTGGCATCCGATGATGCAGGAGTACCCTTTGACGTTTACAGGAAAAAATCCTTTATAAGATTTGAAAACATCTCCTTTGCCTATACCATGCCTAAATCACTCGTGGAAAAAGCAAAAGTAGAAAATCTTCGTATTTACTTCAATGTCAGAAACATTGGTTACTATGCTCCTGAATGGGATTGGTTTGATCCTGAAAACAATGGAGTCACTCCAAGATATATGACACTGGGAATAGACCTGACGCTGTAA
- the sucC gene encoding ADP-forming succinate--CoA ligase subunit beta gives MNIHEYQAKEVLKGYGVKIQEGIVAETPEAALEAAKQLNAETGTSWYVIKAQIHAGGRGKGKIQQTGSNGVVLAKKLDEVTEKAKNILGGTLVTHQTGPEGKAVNKVLVAQDVYYPGDSEPKEYYLSILLDRAKGCNVIMASTEGGMDIEEVAEKTPEKIIKEWIDPKVGLQAFQARKVAFALGLSGNALKEMVKFISSLYKAYDSTDSSQFEINPVLKTSDDQILAVDAKVNLDDNALYRHRDLAELRDLAEEDPLEVEAGKSDLNYVKLDGNVGCMVNGAGLAMATMDMIKLSGGEPANFLDVGGGANATTVEAGFRIILKDPNVKAILINVFGGIVRCDRIASGVVEAYKSIGDIRVPIIVRLQGTNAEEGAKIIDESGLKVSSAITLKEAAEKVQEVLKNA, from the coding sequence ATGAATATACACGAATATCAAGCAAAAGAAGTTCTTAAAGGATACGGAGTGAAAATTCAGGAGGGCATTGTAGCCGAAACTCCTGAAGCAGCACTCGAAGCAGCCAAGCAACTCAACGCAGAAACAGGTACCTCTTGGTATGTGATCAAAGCACAGATCCATGCCGGTGGACGTGGTAAAGGTAAAATTCAGCAAACCGGTTCCAATGGTGTGGTATTGGCCAAGAAGTTGGACGAAGTGACTGAAAAAGCCAAAAACATCCTAGGAGGCACCTTGGTTACACACCAAACTGGCCCTGAAGGAAAAGCCGTAAACAAAGTATTGGTAGCTCAGGATGTTTACTATCCAGGTGACTCTGAGCCAAAAGAATATTACCTTTCCATCCTACTGGACAGGGCCAAAGGGTGCAATGTCATCATGGCCTCCACAGAAGGCGGTATGGATATCGAAGAGGTAGCAGAAAAGACCCCTGAAAAGATCATCAAAGAATGGATCGATCCTAAAGTAGGACTTCAGGCTTTCCAAGCTAGAAAAGTAGCCTTTGCCCTTGGGCTTTCAGGAAATGCCTTGAAGGAAATGGTCAAATTCATCTCTTCCCTTTATAAAGCATATGATTCGACCGATTCCTCTCAGTTTGAGATCAATCCTGTGTTGAAGACTTCTGATGACCAGATCCTGGCAGTAGATGCCAAGGTAAACTTAGATGACAATGCTCTCTACAGGCACCGTGACCTAGCTGAGTTACGTGATCTAGCTGAAGAAGATCCTTTGGAAGTGGAAGCTGGCAAATCCGATCTAAATTATGTCAAGCTAGACGGTAACGTAGGCTGTATGGTAAACGGTGCCGGACTTGCCATGGCCACCATGGACATGATCAAGCTTTCCGGTGGTGAACCTGCCAACTTCCTTGATGTAGGTGGTGGAGCCAATGCTACTACCGTAGAAGCTGGTTTTAGAATCATCCTGAAAGATCCTAATGTAAAAGCTATCCTGATCAACGTATTCGGCGGTATCGTAAGATGCGACAGAATCGCCAGCGGTGTGGTAGAAGCCTATAAATCAATTGGTGACATCCGCGTACCGATCATCGTAAGGCTTCAAGGCACCAATGCCGAAGAAGGTGCCAAGATCATCGACGAATCTGGACTGAAAGTATCCTCTGCAATTACGCTAAAAGAAGCTGCAGAAAAAGTTCAGGAAGTGCTTAAAAACGCATAA
- a CDS encoding ABC transporter ATP-binding protein yields the protein MLRAKGIHKYYGDLHVLKGVDVDIAAGEIVSIVGASGAGKSTLLHILGTLDDADNGHVSVDDRSLTTLKGDKLAAYRNQEVGFIFQFHNLLPEFTAAENIIIPGLIAKKSETELKEKAKELARLLGIEDRLAHKPSELSGGEQQRVAVARALINDPKIIFADEPSGNLDTQSAESLHELFFTLRDRFGQSFVIVTHNKQLAQMADRMLTMQDGMIVSE from the coding sequence ATGCTAAGAGCTAAAGGCATTCATAAATATTACGGAGACCTCCATGTGTTAAAAGGAGTGGATGTGGACATCGCCGCAGGCGAAATTGTTTCTATTGTAGGTGCTTCTGGTGCTGGAAAAAGTACATTATTGCATATTCTGGGCACGTTGGATGATGCTGATAACGGCCATGTGTCGGTGGATGATAGATCACTGACCACGCTAAAAGGTGATAAACTGGCTGCATACCGAAATCAGGAAGTAGGGTTTATTTTTCAATTTCATAATCTTCTTCCGGAATTTACAGCAGCCGAAAATATCATCATTCCCGGATTGATAGCAAAAAAAAGTGAGACGGAGTTAAAAGAGAAAGCTAAGGAATTGGCGAGGCTTTTGGGAATAGAGGACAGGTTAGCGCATAAACCTTCCGAGCTTAGTGGGGGAGAGCAACAGCGGGTGGCGGTCGCCCGGGCACTGATAAATGATCCGAAAATAATTTTTGCAGATGAACCCAGCGGAAACTTGGATACACAAAGTGCAGAATCACTGCACGAGCTTTTCTTTACCCTTAGGGATCGGTTTGGGCAGTCTTTTGTCATCGTTACACATAATAAGCAACTGGCACAAATGGCAGATCGCATGCTTACCATGCAGGATGGAATGATCGTTTCGGAGTAG
- a CDS encoding peroxiredoxin → MVLQKNTKAPDFSLPSTAGLIFRLSENFKGKAALIFFYPKDQTKGCTQEVCSFRDNFQTFKSLDIPIVGISRDSIASHQEFKQMHRLPFELLSDEDGSVCKQYKALMPLIKIPKRITYLLNSAHEIIAVHEGLFDGPGHVKTMMEEVKGLEN, encoded by the coding sequence ATGGTTCTTCAAAAAAACACCAAAGCACCAGACTTTTCCCTCCCCTCTACAGCTGGGCTAATTTTTCGGCTATCGGAAAATTTTAAGGGAAAAGCAGCCTTGATTTTCTTCTATCCAAAGGATCAAACCAAGGGATGCACCCAAGAGGTCTGCAGTTTTCGTGATAATTTCCAAACGTTTAAATCCCTCGACATCCCTATTGTTGGCATTAGCAGGGACAGCATTGCCAGTCATCAGGAATTTAAACAAATGCACCGTCTGCCATTCGAATTGCTTTCGGACGAAGATGGAAGTGTCTGCAAGCAGTATAAAGCCCTCATGCCTTTGATCAAAATACCAAAGAGAATCACCTATTTGCTTAATTCAGCCCATGAAATCATAGCCGTCCACGAAGGGCTCTTTGACGGCCCCGGGCATGTCAAGACCATGATGGAGGAGGTGAAAGGGTTGGAGAATTGA